AAAGAAGTAATAAAATTAATAAACACTGTAGCAGAAAAAATTAATAATGATAAGGATATACAAGATAAAATAAAAGTTGTATTCCTTGAAAATTACAGAGTATCACTTGCAGAAAAAATAATTCCTTGTGCGGATGTAAGTGAGCAAATTTCAACAGCTTCAAAAGAAGCATCAGGTACTGGAAATATGAAATTTATGATGAATGGAGCAATTACACTTGCCACATTAGACGGAGCTAATATAGAAATAAGAGAAGCTGTTGGTGACGAGAATATAATAACTTTTGGATTGAATGCTGATGAAGTTATGAATTATGAAAAAAATGGTGGATATAATTCAAGAGAAATATATAATCAAGATGAAAGAATCCATAAAATAATGGATCAAATAACAAATGGATATTTTGGTGTTCCAAGTTCTGAATTTAAAAATATATATCAACATTTAATGGAACAAAATGATGAGTATTTTGTATTTAAAGATTTTGATTCTTATGTAAAAGCTCAAGAAAGAATTGATACTATTTATAGAGATAGAAGTAAGTGGATGGAGATAAGTGGAATCAATATAGCTAAATCCGGAATATTCTCTAGTGATAATACTATAGATAAATATTCAAAAAAAATATGGAATACTAGTAAATAAAATAAATAAAAAACAACAATATGACATCTGTCGTATTGTTGTTTTTTATATTAATATGAGATTTATTTGGTAGCATCGTTTTTTACGGAGTTTGAGTTTGCTTCGGCACTTTCATTAGGAATATATATTTCAAGACCAGTGCTTAATACAGATGGATCAGATAAATTATTTTTTTGCATAATAATTTTGACTGCATCATTAGGATTTAAACTAGGCATACGTTTTTCAGCTATAGTATATAGATTTTCTCCTTGTTGAACAATGTATTTAGTACATCCAGATACATCTATAGTGTTAACTGGAATAACTAAATGAGAACCTACAGTAAGCAACTCACGATTTTTAAGACTATTCATAACTTGTAATGTCTTTACAGCATCTTCTTGACTTTTCCATGGCATTGTCTTTCTAGCAATGCTAAATAAAGTGTCTCCTTCTTTAACTATGTATTCAGTATGTTTTTCATTAGAAATATCAATTGTATTAGTGTCATTATCTTTTAAATTGTTACTTTCTTTTATATCATCACTTTCAACCTTATCTGAGGAGTTTTTATTTAAACTAACAGAGTTATTTTTAGTTTCATTTGGTGATAGATTATTTAATTTGAATGTTAAAAAGAATACTGAAACAAATAATACAACAGATGAAGAAATTATTATTAAAGCTTTTTTTATTTCTGGTTTCATAATACTTAATACCCCTTTCAAAATGTTTGTTTATTTTAATCCTTGACATAATTTGAATTTTTAAACAGTAAATTTAAAAAATTATGAATTTATTTGATTATTTAGGATACTTATAGAAATTAGGTTTAATTATAATAAATTTTAAAAAATTAGAGAAAACTAAAGAATAAAATGAAGGGAAGTGTAGTTATGGAAAATCAACAAAGCATAATGGTGAAGAATGAATATGGAAAAGACATGGAACTAGAATTAATTGATGTAATTACAATAAAAAATGATAAATATGTAATAGTATCTATGCCAGGTTCAGATACAGCTAATGCTTATAGAGCTGTAAACAGAAAAAATGGAGAGGTAGAATATGCATCAATAGGTTCAGGAGCAGAATTTAAGAGGGTATTAGAAGCTTATAATGCAAAAGAGGATTAATAAAGTTAAATACATAAGTGATAATCAAAATTAATTAATATTAATTAAGAAAAAAGGAAAAACTATAAAGAAATAATTTATAAATAATAAATGGAGAGGAAGATAAAATATGAAAGCTGATGTAGATAAGGATTTATGCATAGGATGTGGACTTTGTCCATCTATATGTCCAGAAGTTTTTGATATGGGGGACGATGGAAAAGCACATGTAACTGTAGATGAAGTTGAAGAAGCTTCAAAAGATAGTGCATCAGAAGCAAGACAATCATGTCCAGTAGAAGCTATTACAGTAGAAGAATAATATAATAAAAATATAAAAAGCCATGTTTAAAAAAATATGGCTTTTTATATTTAAAGTTTATTAATTAAATTGTGTTTTTAATATATCTAGTATTTTATTTAAGCTTTCAAGGTGATAGTTATAAACTATATCTAAAGAAGGATGTTCCTTATCAACACATGAGTCCGATGTAACAAAATTAAGCATGCAAAGATGATTATAGGCATCTTTAAATATATGAAGTTGATTTTTTAAATTACTTATTTCTACGGATTCTAGCTTTTGACGAGTTATTTCTGACATATAAGAATTAAGTAAATTTTCAAATCTAGATATTTGATTATCTAAGCTAGATAAATCTATGTTTTCACCTTTGTGAATTTTATTTTTATATAAGTCTAATATAGTATCCATTACATCTTGTCTAACGTTATATAGATTTTCTGAGTGATCTCTAGGAAATACAAAATAGTTTACTAGTACAGAAACCAGGATGCCTATAAAAGTTTCAATTAATCTATCGGTACTATAAATTAAAGGAGTTTTATTTGTTAAGTTAACCATTATAGCAAGAAATACTATACATCCTATGGTTATTGATTTATTTTTACCTAAAAGATTACATATATAAATAACTCCAACTATTCCAATACCAATTAAAATTATATTTCCAGGTTGTATAAGGGCCAATAAAAGACCTATTACAGCTCCTATAAAAGTACCAATCATTCTATTTTTACCAACTATAAAAGAATCTGATACCCAAGTTTGCATACAAATTACTGCGGCTATACATGCATAAAAAGGAGAATCCATATGAAAAATTCTTATTATTATTACACATAGTACAACAGCAATTGAGGTTTTAAGATTTCTCATTCCTATCTTTTTCATAAAATGACTCCCATATCGTTAAATTTTTATATATAATTATACTATAAATTAATCACCAACTCCAAAGTCAGTATTTTCATATAATACTTCTATTTTTTTCACATCATCTAAAAATTTATATTCATCTTTAAACCACGAAATTATAGCTTCATCTCTTTGAATGTTAGTAGAATTTTCAGTAAAAATATTTACGGTACCATATGAAAAGTGATTTAAAAGAATATCTATATCTTTTCTTATCATTTCCTTTGTTTGACCTTTTATTCCTACCATTATACAAACAGAATCAAAATACTTTTGAACATCTCTATAGTCATCAAAGATAGCATTTTTATTTAAAAAACTGTTTCTAAAGTCATTATCAAATGTTTCAATACCTATTTTGAAAAGTAAAGGTACATTATTAAAAAATTCTCTAAAATCCTTTAGTTTATGTCTATAAATCCAGTGGCTTTCGAAGAAAAGTTTTTCTATATTTTTATCTATAGTTATTTTCTTTATTTGGTCTATAGTTTTTTGTGGAAGGTCAAAACAACTAGCTGAATTTATTACTTCTAAAGTTTTATATATGCCAGTTATATTTTGTAATATGTCAAAATTTAATTTATTCATTTCTTCTTCATTTAAAGAATTGTCGTGTATATAATCACAGAAACTACACTTTCCCCAAAAACAAGGTTTGGATTTTAAAAGTACAATTTCTCTAGGATTTTTTTCTTTTATTATATTGTATCTTTCCATATCATCACACCATTTCTCATTATAAGATTAATTAATAAATATAATAATATTAAAAAAATATTATAACATATACTATTGTAAAATCAAAGCTATTATATAACAGCAAAAAATCAATTATAATATCGAAAATGATTGTTAAAATATTGACATAATTGTCGTGTTGTGTTATAGTATAGACAAATAAAAAACACATAGAAAGTAACACAGAAAATAATATATATCCATAAATCCTATTAAATTTCTCTTTGTAAATGCATGCAAGGAGATTTTTAATTTATATGGAATATAAAATTAATAAATAAATTTTAAAAATTTGAAATCCTATATTTTACATTTTAAAAATTTGTGAGATAATAAATACAACTGTAATTCAAAAGAAGGTGTAAATAATTATGAAAAAAGAATTATTGAACTGTATATTGAAAGTTACTAAAGATAAGGATATAGATTATATAAACCAGTTAATAAATAATTTTATTTATGCAACAGCTATTTATACTTTTGATGATATTGTAACTAAAAATCAAAACGTAAAAAAAATAGTGCAGTACGCTAAAAAGGCAGCTAATACAGATTGTAGTATTTTAATACAAGGAAGTAATGGGACAGGAAAAGAAGTTTTTGCTGAAGCCATACATAATTATAGCAAAAGGTCAGATGGACCATTTATAGTTGCGGATTGTGCGATTGTTCCTAGAGAATTATTAAAAAGAAGATTATTTGGATACTGTGAGGAAACGTTTACCGGAGAAAAAGAAGAATATCCAGGAAAATTCCAGCTTGCAGATGGAGGAACATTATTTTTAGACAATATAGAAGAATTACCGTTGGATATGCAAGAAGATTTACTAAAGATATTAGATGATAATAAGGCATCTTTAAGACAATCAGATGAAAATAATATAGATGTTAGAATTATAGTAGCAACAAATAAAAACTTAATAGAAGAAGTAAACAATAAAAGTTTTAGAGCTGACCTTTACTATAAACTTAATGTAATAAATCTTAAGTTATTAGATTTAGAAGAAAGAAAAGAAGACATACCACTATTAGTGAAACACTTTTTGGAAAGGCTAAATGCTATTAATTTAGGTAAAGAGAAAACTATTGATGAAGATGCTATTGATGAATTAAAAAATTATAAGTGGATTGGAAATATACGAGAGCTTAGAAATTTTGTTGAAAAGTTATATTATCTTTGTAATGAAAGTAACATAACGAGAAAATTTTTGTTAGATTATATATATAATAAACCAAAATGTAATGACAAAAACAATATTTCTAATGAAAATAGTGTAAATGATAAAAATATATATTCACTTAGAGAATTAGAGAAACAGAATATAGAAAAGTCTCTTGTATATTGTGAAGGAAATGTTGAAAAAGCGGCTAAAATTTTAGGTATAAGTCGTGCTACCATATATAGAAAAATAAGTAAATACAACATAAAATTACATTAGGATATATGTTATTTAGTTTAATTTAAAATAATCTGTATTATAACAATTAAAAGGCTAGAGATAGCCTTTTTCTTATAATTATTTTTAAATAAACTTCAGTAATCAATGTGTATTTAAGTAAATATAAGTGATAAAATTTAAAAAAGAGATTTAAAGAGTAATTTAAGAAAGGTGATACCATGAAAATTTTACATACATCTGATTGGCACTTAGGAAAAAATTTAGAAGGAGCTAGTAGAATAGAAGAACAGGAACAGTTTATTGAAGATTTTATCCACATTGTGGATAAAAATTGCATAGACTTGGTTATTATATCAGGAGATATATATGATAACAGCAATCCACCTGCTAGGGCAGAACAATTATTTTATAAAGCTTTAAAGAAAATATCTGATAATGGAAAAAGGATGGTACTAATTATAGCTGGAAACCACGATAATCCAGAAAGGTTATCAGCAGTAACACCACTTACATATGAACAAGGAGTAATAATACTTGGAAAACCTAAAAGTTATGCAGAGATAGGTCCATGTGGAGAGTATAGTATTATTGATTCAGGAGAAGGATATTTAGAGTTTGAAATGAATGGTGAAAAAGCGGTTATTATAACACTTCCTTACCCTAGTGAAAAAAGATTAAACGAAGTTTTATTTGAAAATATAGAAGAGGAAGAAAGGCAGAAAAATTATTCGGACAAGATAAAACATATATTTGATATATTATCACAGAAGTATAGAGAGGACACTATAAATTTATTAGTATCACATTTATTTGTTTTAGGGGGAGAGGAAACGGACTCAGAAAGACCAATACAACTTGGAGGAAGTCTTGCTGTAAGTGCATCAGTTTTTCCTGAAAAGGCACAGTATATAGCACTTGGACATTTACATAGACCACAGGAAGTAAAGTCAAAAAGTAGATGTATATATGCAGGTTCTCCACTTCAATACAGTAAAAGTGAAATTGGATATACAAAATGTTGCTACATTGTTGATGTTGAAGCAGGAAAAGAACCAGAAGTAAAAAGTGTACCCTTTAGAAATTATAAGCCTATTGAAGTATGGAAATGTGATGGAATAGAAAACGCCATAAAAAAATGTGAAGAAAATAGTAATAGAGAAGTTTGGGTTTATTTAGAAATAAAGACAGATAGATTTATATCACAAGAAGAAATCAAAGAAATGAAAACTTTGAAAAAAGACATATTAGAAATAAGACCTATAATCATTGGAGAGGATGATTATGAAGATGAATTTTATGATATTAAAGAAAAAAGTATGAAAGAACTATTTAAAGATTTTTATACTAAGGAGAGAGCCGCAGAACCAAGTGATGAGATTATGGATTTATTTTTAAGTATAGTGCAAGAGGAGGATGAAGAAAATGAAGCCTAGAGTTCTTAAAATAAGTGGACTTAATAGTTTTGAGAGAGAACAAGTAATAAATTTTAATAGATTAACTGAAAAGGGCTTATTTGGTATATTTGGTCCTACAGGAAGTGGTAAATCTACTATATTAGATGCCATAACTATTGCATTATACGGAAAAATAACAAGAACAAATAAAGGGTTTATAAATACAACAACTAAAGATTTAATTGTAAGTTATGAATTTGAAATTGGGGGAGCAAAGGATAGAAAAGTTTATTTAGCTGAAAGAAATATAAAGATAAATAAAAATGATAGATACAATACTAAATATGCTCGTTTAATAGAGAAGAACGGTGATAAATCTAAAATCATAGCTGAAGGACCTACTGAACTTCAAAATCAAATACATAAAATAATTGGGCTTACAGTAGATGATTTCACAAGATCTGTTGTGTTGCCACAGGGAAAATTTAGTGAGTTCTTAAAATTAGGTGGAAGAGAAAAAAGAAATATGCTAGAGAGAATTTTTGCCCTTGAAAAGTATGGTCAATCTCTAGTGGAAAAGATTAAAAAAGTTAGAAATACTAATTTAAAAGAAAGAGATGTTTTACAAGGAGAACTTAAAAAATATGAAAATTTAACTGAAGAAGATTATAAAGCAAAACAACAAGAACTTCAGTTAGAATTACAAAATGAAGAAAGATTAAAAAATGAAAAGAAACAAATAGATGAAAAATATGAAATGTACAAAGAAGTTTGGACGCTTCAAAAAGAGTTAGATGCTTTTATAGATAAAAAATTAAAATTACAAGAAAAATTAGAAGACATAAATTTAAAGAGAGAAAGCTTAAAAAGAGGGCAAAACGCAATAAAGATAAAACCATTTATGGATGAAGTAGAAGCCACTAATAAAAATATAAAAGATAATAGAGAAAAATTAAAAGAAGCTATAGATAATTTAGAGGGTATATCCGAAAAAGTAAAAGTCACAGAAGAAAATTATATTGTTTCTGAGAAAGAAAAGGATGAAAGGATTCCAGAACTTAGAAATATGGAGCGTGATTTTTTATTAGCTATAGACACTATAAATAAAACAGAAAAACTAGAAATGGAAGTTAACTCTTTAAGAAATGAGTATAAATCTATAAAAAGTAAGAGAGATAAAATAGTTAAACAACTAAAAGAGATAGATGATAATAAGAAAAAATTAGCTATTGAAATAAAGGATATTGAAGAAAGATTAAATGAGATAAAAATAGATCCAGAATACAGAGAAAAACTACAATATGCA
This Clostridium novyi NT DNA region includes the following protein-coding sequences:
- a CDS encoding LysM peptidoglycan-binding domain-containing protein, yielding MKPEIKKALIIISSSVVLFVSVFFLTFKLNNLSPNETKNNSVSLNKNSSDKVESDDIKESNNLKDNDTNTIDISNEKHTEYIVKEGDTLFSIARKTMPWKSQEDAVKTLQVMNSLKNRELLTVGSHLVIPVNTIDVSGCTKYIVQQGENLYTIAEKRMPSLNPNDAVKIIMQKNNLSDPSVLSTGLEIYIPNESAEANSNSVKNDATK
- a CDS encoding DUF1292 domain-containing protein — encoded protein: MKGSVVMENQQSIMVKNEYGKDMELELIDVITIKNDKYVIVSMPGSDTANAYRAVNRKNGEVEYASIGSGAEFKRVLEAYNAKED
- a CDS encoding ferredoxin — its product is MKADVDKDLCIGCGLCPSICPEVFDMGDDGKAHVTVDEVEEASKDSASEARQSCPVEAITVEE
- a CDS encoding FUSC family protein, yielding MKKIGMRNLKTSIAVVLCVIIIRIFHMDSPFYACIAAVICMQTWVSDSFIVGKNRMIGTFIGAVIGLLLALIQPGNIILIGIGIVGVIYICNLLGKNKSITIGCIVFLAIMVNLTNKTPLIYSTDRLIETFIGILVSVLVNYFVFPRDHSENLYNVRQDVMDTILDLYKNKIHKGENIDLSSLDNQISRFENLLNSYMSEITRQKLESVEISNLKNQLHIFKDAYNHLCMLNFVTSDSCVDKEHPSLDIVYNYHLESLNKILDILKTQFN
- a CDS encoding radical SAM protein, which gives rise to MERYNIIKEKNPREIVLLKSKPCFWGKCSFCDYIHDNSLNEEEMNKLNFDILQNITGIYKTLEVINSASCFDLPQKTIDQIKKITIDKNIEKLFFESHWIYRHKLKDFREFFNNVPLLFKIGIETFDNDFRNSFLNKNAIFDDYRDVQKYFDSVCIMVGIKGQTKEMIRKDIDILLNHFSYGTVNIFTENSTNIQRDEAIISWFKDEYKFLDDVKKIEVLYENTDFGVGD
- a CDS encoding sigma 54-interacting transcriptional regulator, whose product is MKKELLNCILKVTKDKDIDYINQLINNFIYATAIYTFDDIVTKNQNVKKIVQYAKKAANTDCSILIQGSNGTGKEVFAEAIHNYSKRSDGPFIVADCAIVPRELLKRRLFGYCEETFTGEKEEYPGKFQLADGGTLFLDNIEELPLDMQEDLLKILDDNKASLRQSDENNIDVRIIVATNKNLIEEVNNKSFRADLYYKLNVINLKLLDLEERKEDIPLLVKHFLERLNAINLGKEKTIDEDAIDELKNYKWIGNIRELRNFVEKLYYLCNESNITRKFLLDYIYNKPKCNDKNNISNENSVNDKNIYSLRELEKQNIEKSLVYCEGNVEKAAKILGISRATIYRKISKYNIKLH
- a CDS encoding exonuclease SbcCD subunit D, with the translated sequence MKILHTSDWHLGKNLEGASRIEEQEQFIEDFIHIVDKNCIDLVIISGDIYDNSNPPARAEQLFYKALKKISDNGKRMVLIIAGNHDNPERLSAVTPLTYEQGVIILGKPKSYAEIGPCGEYSIIDSGEGYLEFEMNGEKAVIITLPYPSEKRLNEVLFENIEEEERQKNYSDKIKHIFDILSQKYREDTINLLVSHLFVLGGEETDSERPIQLGGSLAVSASVFPEKAQYIALGHLHRPQEVKSKSRCIYAGSPLQYSKSEIGYTKCCYIVDVEAGKEPEVKSVPFRNYKPIEVWKCDGIENAIKKCEENSNREVWVYLEIKTDRFISQEEIKEMKTLKKDILEIRPIIIGEDDYEDEFYDIKEKSMKELFKDFYTKERAAEPSDEIMDLFLSIVQEEDEENEA